In the Malaya genurostris strain Urasoe2022 chromosome 1, Malgen_1.1, whole genome shotgun sequence genome, one interval contains:
- the LOC131428080 gene encoding bax inhibitor 1-like, whose product MSLLSRSRQIFQEKLCQNLDAGVRSHLFKVYTCMALTCAAATAGSIVHLTGFWEAGLLSILLQLIAIVTLALIPNRSSNVHFRFGLLLIVGALSGHLLGLLIEQAMVVNPAFVITALLGTTLSFTWLSIAALSAQRGSHLVLGGILSSAMTGLIIVGLANVFFRSWLIHKWSLYAGLAVMCGFVLFDTQLIVEDIRQGSEDYVTHALKLFFCVVDIFRWLLAIMLSSGNGNRRRRPNGEHNE is encoded by the coding sequence ATGTCTCTATTGTCACGGTCGCGGCAAATATTCCAGGAGaagttatgtcaaaatttggatGCCGGCGTACGTTCACATTTGTTTAAAGTGTACACCTGTATGGCACTGACCTGTGCCGCTGCAACTGCCGGTTCAATTGTACACCTGACAGGATTTTGGGAGGCAGGATTGCTGTCCATTTTGCTTCAATTGATTGCGATCGTGACACTGGCTCTAATTCCAAATCGGTCCAGTAATGTTCACTTCCGGTTTGGATTGCTGTTGATTGTGGGTGCTCTATCGGGCCATCTGCTGGGACTGCTTATCGAACAGGCGATGGTCGTGAATCCGGCTTTCGTGATCACTGCACTGCTAGGAACCACACTTAGCTTCACCTGGCTAAGCATAGCCGCCCTGAGTGCTCAGCGCGGAAGCCATCTCGTACTGGGCGGAATCTTGTCCAGTGCGATGACAGGACTAATCATTGTTGGACTGGCGAACGTGTTCTTTCGGTCGTGGTTAATTCACAAGTGGAGTTTGTATGCCGGACTAGCGGTTATGTGTGGATTCGTGCTGTTCGACACCCAACTGATTGTGGAGGATATTCGACAAGGAAGCGAAGATTACGTTACCCATGCCCTGAAACTATTCTTTTGTGTTGTGGACATTTTTCGCTGGCTGTTGGCAATTATGCTTTCGTCGGGCAATGGTAATCGGAGAAGAAGGCCAAATGGAGAACACAATGAATAG